The Pseudomonadota bacterium genome contains a region encoding:
- a CDS encoding DUF692 domain-containing protein: MSASTDSAVSDIPPASRYPVQGAGLGLRRDFLTKAMANPPAVDFMEIAPENWVGVGGALARKLRFFTERYPFLSHGLSLSIGGPAPLDETFLGQLKAFLDEHGIRFYSDHLSYCGDDGQLYDLLPIPFTEEAVHYVAGRIRRVQDVLERRIAVENVSYYAAPGQEMAETDFINAVLEEADCDLLLDINNVYVNSINHRYDAEAYLAAMPAERVVYFHIAGHYVEAEDLRVDTHGSDVCDPVWDLLHKAYARFGVVPTLLERDFNIPPLPQLLTEVEQIRAIQRASEGAEAHRHG, translated from the coding sequence GTGTCCGCAAGTACCGACAGCGCCGTGAGCGATATCCCCCCCGCGTCACGCTACCCCGTGCAGGGTGCCGGCCTGGGCCTGCGGCGCGACTTTCTCACCAAGGCGATGGCCAACCCGCCCGCCGTCGATTTCATGGAGATCGCGCCGGAGAACTGGGTGGGCGTCGGCGGCGCTCTGGCCCGCAAGCTGCGCTTTTTCACCGAGCGCTACCCCTTCCTGTCGCACGGCTTGTCCCTCTCCATCGGTGGACCTGCGCCGCTGGATGAGACCTTCCTGGGCCAGCTCAAAGCGTTTCTGGACGAACACGGCATCCGCTTCTACAGCGATCACTTGAGCTACTGCGGCGACGACGGTCAGCTCTACGACCTGCTGCCGATCCCGTTCACGGAAGAGGCCGTGCACTACGTGGCGGGCCGCATCCGTCGTGTGCAGGACGTGCTCGAGCGACGCATCGCGGTGGAGAATGTGTCCTACTACGCAGCCCCCGGCCAGGAGATGGCCGAGACGGACTTCATCAACGCCGTGTTGGAAGAGGCCGACTGCGACCTGCTGCTCGACATCAACAACGTCTACGTCAACAGCATCAACCACCGCTACGACGCCGAGGCTTACCTGGCGGCGATGCCCGCCGAGCGCGTGGTGTACTTCCACATCGCCGGGCACTACGTGGAAGCGGAAGACCTGCGCGTGGATACGCACGGCAGCGACGTTTGCGATCCAGTCTGGGATCTCCTGCACAAGGCGTACGCCCGCTTCGGTGTGGTGCCGACGCTGCTCGAGCGCGACTTCAACATCCCGCCGCTACCGCAACTGTTGACCGAGGTCGAACAGATCCGCGCCATCCAGCGCGCTAGCGAAGGCGCCGAGGCTCACCGTCATGGCTGA
- a CDS encoding MATE family efflux transporter, producing MASPSASRASRARRTWDTIRRSLRNETADATQGPVADSLTLLAIPMAAEMLLEGVFAIVDIVLVARLGKEAISAVGLTEAMLTLIYAVAIGLASAATAMVARRVGEGDPEAAADVGGQVLLLCAALGLAIALVGFNFADELLSLIGADQAVIETGLHYTTIQLGGAFSVLALFVINGVFRGAGNAAIAMRALWLSNAINIVLDPLLIFGLGPFPAMGVTGAAVATVIGRSAGVLYQCWHLFGGTQAVHLSLGSLLPRPRLMGRLIYVASGAIAQFLFSTSAWIFLMRIVATFGSGAVAGYTIAIRIVDFVILPMWGLGNATATMVGQNLGAKQPQRAEDAVWLASRFTFLVMTSGGITLALVAPYLIGLLIDDAETLRYGVAALRFFGVGLGALSLGLMLIQAFNGAGDTHTPMRLNFVVFWVLQLPMAWLLAKQAGLGPYGVFTAVIVCESILSVAAFLLFRRGRWKLREV from the coding sequence ATGGCATCGCCTTCCGCCTCGCGCGCCTCCAGGGCTCGGCGCACGTGGGACACGATCCGGCGCAGTCTGCGCAACGAGACGGCGGATGCCACCCAAGGCCCCGTCGCAGACTCGCTCACCTTGCTCGCCATCCCCATGGCCGCAGAGATGCTGCTCGAGGGGGTGTTCGCGATCGTCGACATCGTGCTGGTGGCCCGCCTCGGCAAGGAAGCGATCTCCGCCGTGGGCCTCACGGAGGCGATGTTGACCCTGATCTACGCCGTGGCCATCGGCCTCGCCTCCGCGGCGACGGCGATGGTGGCGCGACGGGTCGGCGAAGGCGACCCTGAGGCCGCCGCTGACGTAGGCGGCCAGGTGCTGCTCCTGTGCGCTGCCCTCGGCCTCGCGATCGCCCTGGTGGGGTTCAACTTCGCCGATGAACTCCTGTCCCTGATCGGGGCCGACCAGGCGGTGATCGAGACCGGTCTGCACTATACGACCATTCAGCTCGGGGGCGCGTTCTCCGTGCTCGCCCTGTTCGTCATCAACGGCGTCTTCCGCGGCGCGGGCAACGCCGCCATCGCCATGCGCGCTCTGTGGCTCTCGAATGCGATCAACATCGTCCTCGATCCCCTGCTGATCTTCGGCTTGGGGCCCTTCCCGGCGATGGGCGTGACGGGCGCGGCGGTGGCCACGGTGATCGGTCGCTCGGCGGGGGTGCTCTACCAGTGCTGGCACCTGTTCGGCGGCACCCAAGCGGTGCACCTGAGCCTCGGCTCCCTGTTGCCGCGCCCGCGCCTGATGGGACGGTTGATCTACGTCGCCTCCGGCGCCATCGCCCAGTTCCTGTTCTCCACCTCGGCGTGGATCTTCCTCATGCGCATCGTCGCCACCTTCGGCAGCGGCGCCGTGGCGGGCTACACGATCGCGATCCGCATCGTCGACTTCGTGATCCTGCCGATGTGGGGCCTTGGCAATGCCACTGCCACCATGGTGGGTCAGAACCTCGGCGCCAAGCAGCCCCAGCGGGCGGAGGATGCGGTTTGGCTAGCGTCGCGCTTCACCTTCCTGGTGATGACGAGCGGTGGCATCACCCTGGCGCTGGTGGCGCCGTACCTGATAGGCCTCCTGATAGATGATGCCGAGACCCTGCGCTACGGCGTCGCGGCCCTGAGGTTCTTCGGGGTCGGCCTCGGCGCACTGTCCTTGGGACTGATGCTGATCCAGGCGTTCAACGGCGCCGGCGACACCCACACGCCCATGCGCCTGAACTTCGTCGTCTTCTGGGTGCTGCAACTGCCCATGGCGTGGCTGCTGGCGAAGCAGGCCGGGCTCGGGCCGTACGGCGTGTTCACCGCGGTCATCGTGTGCGAGAGCATCCTCTCCGTCGCCGCGTTCTTGCTGTTTCGGCGCGGACGGTGGAAGCTACGAGAGGTGTAG
- a CDS encoding histidine triad nucleotide-binding protein, whose product MSQTIFTKIIKREIPADIVYEDDHALAFRDIAPQAPLHVLVIPKEPIDMLSSAQAEHQAVLGHLMLTAAKVAQQEGYADAFRLVVNNGEGAGQTVFHLHLHVLGGRSLSWPPG is encoded by the coding sequence ATGTCGCAGACCATTTTCACGAAGATCATCAAGCGGGAGATTCCCGCCGACATCGTCTACGAAGACGACCACGCCCTCGCCTTCAGGGACATCGCGCCGCAGGCGCCTCTGCACGTGCTGGTGATCCCCAAGGAGCCGATCGACATGCTGTCATCGGCGCAGGCCGAGCACCAGGCGGTGCTGGGCCACCTGATGCTGACGGCAGCCAAGGTCGCGCAACAGGAGGGCTACGCAGATGCCTTCCGATTGGTGGTGAACAATGGCGAAGGGGCAGGGCAAACGGTGTTTCACCTGCACCTGCACGTGCTCGGTGGCCGTTCGCTGAGCTGGCCGCCGGGGTAG
- a CDS encoding DoxX family protein, with the protein MLAFIEAFNRIYVMAFGALRHLDGLAPLAIRLYLTPVMLSSGYTKLTGDNFFMHIQEDFPFPFNVLPSALSWFLATWTEFLGGILLFFGVAVRVIAIPLLVTMWVAAVSVHWDNGWAAIAPSNPSPVCIEGTDERAQANAFVKFVKCYNVNERTIDASERLAKGKEIMQANGRWSWLNAHGSFVKLNSGIEFATTYFVMLLVLLFMGGGRYVSVDWWLGHWVDRRL; encoded by the coding sequence ATGCTGGCATTCATCGAGGCTTTCAACCGCATCTACGTGATGGCTTTCGGTGCCCTGCGGCACCTCGACGGCCTCGCCCCGCTGGCAATCCGTCTCTACCTGACCCCTGTGATGCTCTCCTCCGGCTACACCAAGCTCACGGGGGACAACTTCTTCATGCACATCCAGGAGGACTTCCCGTTCCCCTTCAACGTGCTGCCCTCGGCCCTCAGCTGGTTCCTCGCCACCTGGACGGAGTTCTTAGGCGGCATCCTGCTGTTCTTCGGCGTGGCCGTGCGGGTGATCGCCATCCCCCTGCTGGTCACCATGTGGGTGGCGGCCGTGTCCGTACACTGGGATAACGGCTGGGCGGCGATCGCACCGTCCAACCCGTCGCCCGTGTGCATCGAAGGCACCGACGAGCGCGCGCAGGCGAACGCATTCGTGAAGTTCGTCAAGTGCTACAACGTCAACGAGCGCACTATCGACGCCTCCGAGCGCCTGGCCAAGGGCAAGGAGATCATGCAGGCGAACGGTCGCTGGAGCTGGCTCAACGCCCACGGCAGCTTCGTCAAGCTGAACAGCGGTATCGAGTTCGCCACCACCTACTTCGTGATGCTACTGGTGCTGCTCTTCATGGGCGGTGGACGCTACGTGAGCGTGGACTGGTGGTTGGGTCACTGGGTAGATCGGCGCCTCTGA
- a CDS encoding DUF6265 family protein, which yields MSKQRSRVGLAAHRIPQALILLLVHSAATVAETPPTLPTWLVGCWESEDGRSLEAWSQDDDTTLIGFSSIVSEGKVSFYELMSIRLHEDGQLVFTAYPSNQPGGSFPTVRQEAQGIVFQNGEHDYPQRIRYRRAGEQLIADIALSNGDQQVDFRKSACGGK from the coding sequence ATGTCGAAACAGCGTTCCAGGGTCGGCCTTGCGGCCCACCGGATACCGCAGGCCCTTATCCTCCTCCTAGTGCACTCGGCCGCGACCGTCGCGGAGACGCCCCCTACGCTTCCCACCTGGCTCGTAGGTTGCTGGGAATCCGAGGACGGGCGGTCCCTCGAGGCCTGGTCGCAGGACGATGACACCACGCTGATCGGCTTCTCGAGCATCGTGAGCGAGGGCAAGGTGTCCTTCTACGAACTCATGAGTATCCGCTTGCACGAGGACGGCCAGTTGGTCTTCACGGCGTACCCATCGAATCAGCCAGGTGGCTCGTTTCCCACCGTTCGTCAGGAAGCGCAGGGCATCGTGTTCCAAAATGGCGAGCACGACTACCCCCAGCGCATTCGCTACCGTCGAGCCGGCGAGCAGCTGATCGCCGACATCGCCTTGAGCAACGGTGACCAACAGGTCGACTTCCGCAAGTCAGCCTGCGGCGGAAAGTAG
- a CDS encoding putative DNA-binding domain-containing protein: MAEGYTSEEPLSERPRFQQLQYGLTAHIRRPDKHPAPSDIEDRRIKVYRDLLFNNITGLIGSTFPVIRTLYRAKPDGEAAWRRLTRAYFSRHIARTALFPKVPEEFLRYLQETHALTAEDPPFLLELAHYEWVELALSIDQAEIDEATADPEGDLLDGHPVLSPVAWPLAYQYPVHRISPKFQPDAPGEQPTFLVVYRDREDKVGFMEINPVTAQLLEQLRAAPGQHTGRELLHAIAQQLGHPQPEVVVQGGAEILRTLRARDIILGARPDDN, from the coding sequence ATGGCTGAGGGCTACACGTCCGAGGAGCCGCTCAGCGAGCGCCCCCGCTTCCAGCAACTGCAGTACGGCCTCACCGCCCACATTCGTCGCCCGGACAAGCATCCAGCGCCGAGCGATATCGAGGATCGGCGGATCAAGGTCTACCGCGACCTGCTGTTCAACAACATCACCGGTCTGATCGGCTCCACCTTCCCGGTGATCCGCACGCTCTACCGCGCCAAGCCCGACGGCGAAGCGGCCTGGCGGCGACTCACGCGCGCCTACTTCTCGCGCCACATCGCCCGCACGGCCCTGTTCCCCAAGGTACCCGAGGAGTTCCTGCGCTACCTGCAGGAGACCCACGCACTGACGGCGGAGGATCCACCGTTTCTCCTCGAGCTCGCCCACTACGAGTGGGTGGAGCTGGCCCTGTCGATCGACCAGGCGGAGATCGATGAGGCCACCGCTGATCCCGAGGGTGACCTCCTGGACGGGCATCCCGTGCTGTCGCCGGTGGCCTGGCCCCTCGCCTACCAATACCCCGTACACCGCATCTCGCCGAAGTTCCAACCGGACGCGCCCGGCGAGCAGCCGACCTTCCTCGTGGTCTACCGCGACCGTGAGGACAAGGTGGGCTTCATGGAGATCAACCCGGTCACCGCCCAGCTCCTGGAGCAGCTTCGCGCTGCGCCGGGCCAGCACACGGGGCGTGAACTCCTGCACGCCATCGCCCAGCAGCTCGGTCATCCGCAGCCGGAGGTGGTGGTGCAGGGGGGCGCTGAGATCCTTCGAACGCTGCGCGCGCGAGACATCATTCTCGGCGCTCGCCCCGACGACAACTGA
- a CDS encoding DUF1841 family protein, with protein MIFSNDRTELRRMYQDAWQRARDGAPLEPLQAQIVDVIGEHPEYHALVEAPQTLERDWTPEEGQANPFLHMSLHLAIREQCATNRPAGIGQVRERLSTQFGGAHQAEHAMLEILGRTLWEAQRAGQAPDEQRYLRTLQGLIRTP; from the coding sequence ATGATCTTCTCCAACGACCGCACCGAGCTGCGCCGCATGTACCAAGACGCCTGGCAGCGGGCCCGCGACGGCGCCCCTCTCGAGCCCCTGCAGGCGCAGATCGTCGATGTAATCGGCGAGCATCCCGAGTACCACGCGCTGGTCGAAGCGCCGCAGACGCTGGAGCGAGATTGGACGCCGGAGGAAGGCCAGGCCAATCCCTTCCTGCATATGTCCCTGCACCTGGCGATTCGCGAGCAATGCGCCACCAACCGCCCCGCCGGCATCGGCCAGGTGAGGGAGCGCCTGAGCACTCAGTTCGGCGGCGCCCACCAGGCCGAACACGCCATGCTGGAGATTCTGGGCCGCACCCTGTGGGAGGCCCAGCGCGCCGGTCAAGCGCCTGACGAGCAACGCTATCTGCGAACGCTGCAAGGGCTCATCCGCACCCCCTGA